One genomic window of Sporocytophaga myxococcoides DSM 11118 includes the following:
- a CDS encoding glycoside hydrolase family 9 protein, whose product MKKISQVLFILTLLSQTVFSQTLTNADYQKALWMTTRFYGAQRSGENNWLLYNHLPTGVPAALRGRAFIADADGAYDLSGGWHDCGDHVKFGQTQYYSAYLLLKGYAEFKTGYDDRYSFDYQGYKAANKWNFEDNAHDPNCIPDVLDEMKHEAEFLIKCIPNSTTFYYQIGKGGCPGDHCRWETAVKMQTNDVNNGGQPRPIYKNPQDASMPSFCGATLALMSRVYKKFDATFAATCLQHAVYAYNYAKANPGTVGSAGGGQYGAKTNWKDDFATLCAELYWATGNVAYRTEAISQGPITPNMGYTFDYANTGEIALYNLAVLGDATSLTTFNNRITGHFLANGSRNGLGVYNAYGGGWGALRYNANSSFLIALYCKLNNNYTAPVLAKLYADIDYIMGGNANKRSYIVGFVPGGTGYISPLKPHHRNAYLRDDNPANTDNSLTIPIKNQQLGALVGGKRDGTYNDNRDDYVNSEVGIDYNAGLVGALGFINSRVAPIDTNKFCGNPPTCSIPSLGADINTCGSSFPFQLNSNTSGGSSIRFTWKKISPAASVLVNNSSNAADNKYSVTAANGAGTYVVIRDSLDAANAVTCTKSDTIIISSTLPLPVISPTGPINLCNPSSVDLTVSNGAAFPASTTWQWSLDGNSITGEEAKTLLNVRKAGVYKITASISGCAFTESSITITSSLPIAVDGCASTAPINLSIASATGGPYNWYATSTSTTPLATGVTTYNAPAAGTYYVQDMSSTTGSVGQVTSLGSGTNWGVSATNMMLFTVTSDFTLHSFKVPLGNINENKSATITVEILNNSGNSFTPAKTFTSDPVNITMAMANSLITFNFTGFDIKAAWGPNLRMKVSSLGINADILWNSTGAGYPYVSNPSGIVSITGSAGGNNDTDDYMYFYDWKISTGNNCSRLPVIATTGAGCMTTPVRLLEFKGIRENNMTSLSWITASEENSSYFEIQRSTNGTDFNAIGQVHAAGTSSSVIYYTFEDSYPVNGLFYYRLKQVDIDGSHELSKIVYISNEDQTRLSLVPNPFQKSSQLSVVSPYSSSYSVYVVDLSGMIVETIENLGIEDKVEIGASLSSGMYLLKVVVNGKTYHLKMVKN is encoded by the coding sequence ATGAAAAAGATTTCTCAAGTTTTATTTATCCTCACCCTTCTCAGTCAGACAGTGTTTTCCCAAACTCTCACAAATGCAGATTATCAAAAAGCATTATGGATGACCACGAGGTTTTATGGTGCACAAAGGTCAGGAGAGAACAATTGGCTTTTATACAATCATCTACCTACAGGCGTTCCTGCAGCATTAAGAGGAAGAGCGTTTATTGCCGATGCAGATGGAGCATATGATCTTTCTGGAGGTTGGCATGATTGCGGAGATCATGTAAAGTTCGGGCAAACTCAGTATTACTCCGCTTATTTGCTTCTCAAAGGTTATGCAGAATTTAAAACCGGTTATGACGACAGATATTCTTTTGATTACCAAGGCTACAAGGCAGCAAATAAATGGAACTTTGAAGACAATGCACATGATCCGAATTGTATTCCGGATGTATTGGATGAGATGAAGCATGAAGCAGAGTTTCTTATAAAATGTATTCCAAATTCAACTACTTTTTATTACCAAATTGGGAAGGGAGGGTGCCCCGGGGATCATTGCAGGTGGGAGACTGCTGTTAAAATGCAGACCAATGATGTAAATAATGGTGGGCAACCAAGACCAATATATAAAAATCCTCAAGATGCTTCTATGCCGTCTTTTTGTGGAGCCACATTAGCTTTGATGTCCAGAGTGTATAAAAAGTTTGATGCAACTTTTGCAGCAACTTGCCTCCAGCATGCTGTCTATGCCTATAATTATGCAAAGGCTAATCCTGGTACTGTTGGTTCTGCAGGAGGAGGCCAGTATGGTGCCAAAACAAACTGGAAGGACGATTTTGCTACTTTATGTGCTGAATTGTATTGGGCTACAGGAAATGTTGCTTACAGAACTGAAGCAATTAGTCAGGGCCCAATTACTCCAAACATGGGCTATACTTTTGATTATGCAAATACCGGGGAAATTGCCTTATATAACTTGGCAGTACTAGGAGACGCGACTTCGTTGACAACTTTTAATAATCGGATAACAGGCCACTTTCTGGCTAATGGGAGCAGAAATGGTCTGGGAGTTTATAATGCATATGGAGGAGGTTGGGGAGCGCTGCGTTATAATGCTAATTCTTCTTTTCTGATAGCTTTATACTGCAAACTAAATAACAATTATACTGCACCAGTTTTGGCAAAGCTATATGCAGACATTGATTATATAATGGGAGGGAACGCTAATAAGAGATCTTATATAGTAGGGTTTGTTCCTGGAGGTACGGGATATATTTCACCATTAAAACCTCACCATCGGAATGCTTATCTGAGAGATGACAACCCAGCCAATACTGATAATAGTCTGACGATACCGATAAAAAATCAGCAATTGGGAGCCTTGGTTGGCGGCAAACGCGATGGTACATATAATGACAATAGAGACGATTATGTTAATTCGGAGGTTGGAATTGATTACAACGCTGGATTAGTTGGTGCACTTGGTTTTATTAACTCAAGAGTAGCTCCCATTGATACAAATAAGTTTTGTGGCAATCCACCAACTTGTTCTATCCCTTCACTTGGTGCTGACATAAACACATGCGGCTCTTCATTTCCTTTTCAGCTGAACTCAAATACATCTGGAGGTAGCTCTATTAGATTTACATGGAAAAAAATTAGTCCGGCAGCATCCGTTCTGGTTAATAATAGTAGTAATGCAGCTGATAATAAATATTCAGTGACAGCTGCAAACGGAGCAGGTACTTATGTTGTCATACGAGATTCTTTGGATGCTGCAAATGCAGTGACTTGTACCAAATCAGATACTATTATAATCAGCAGCACATTGCCTTTACCTGTAATATCACCAACTGGCCCGATTAATTTGTGTAATCCGTCTTCTGTTGATCTCACAGTTTCTAATGGTGCAGCATTCCCCGCGTCAACTACCTGGCAATGGAGTCTGGATGGTAATAGTATTACGGGTGAAGAAGCGAAAACTTTACTTAATGTACGAAAAGCGGGAGTGTATAAAATTACAGCAAGTATATCCGGTTGCGCTTTTACTGAGTCTAGTATTACTATTACATCGAGCCTTCCGATTGCAGTTGATGGTTGTGCATCTACTGCTCCTATTAATCTTTCCATTGCAAGTGCTACGGGGGGACCATACAACTGGTATGCAACTTCAACTTCTACCACTCCTCTGGCTACAGGCGTAACTACCTATAATGCGCCAGCTGCCGGAACTTACTATGTACAGGACATGAGCAGCACTACAGGAAGTGTAGGACAGGTTACATCTCTGGGTTCTGGAACTAACTGGGGAGTAAGTGCAACCAATATGATGCTGTTTACTGTTACTAGTGACTTTACTCTTCATTCTTTCAAGGTGCCTCTTGGAAATATTAATGAAAATAAGTCTGCGACTATCACTGTGGAAATTTTGAATAACTCAGGAAATTCATTTACTCCTGCTAAAACGTTTACTTCGGACCCTGTAAACATTACAATGGCTATGGCCAATAGCCTGATTACTTTTAATTTTACAGGGTTTGACATTAAAGCAGCTTGGGGGCCAAATCTAAGAATGAAAGTTTCTTCACTGGGAATCAATGCCGATATACTCTGGAATTCAACAGGGGCAGGTTACCCATATGTTTCAAATCCATCAGGAATAGTATCTATTACTGGTTCAGCAGGCGGGAATAATGATACTGACGATTACATGTATTTCTATGACTGGAAAATTTCAACAGGAAACAACTGCAGCAGGCTTCCAGTCATTGCAACTACCGGTGCTGGATGTATGACGACTCCTGTAAGATTGTTGGAGTTTAAAGGAATACGTGAAAACAATATGACTTCTTTAAGCTGGATTACTGCATCGGAGGAAAACAGCAGTTACTTTGAAATCCAGAGATCAACTAACGGAACAGACTTTAACGCAATTGGCCAGGTTCATGCAGCAGGTACAAGTTCATCGGTAATATATTACACATTCGAGGATAGTTATCCTGTAAACGGTTTGTTTTATTATCGATTGAAACAGGTTGATATAGATGGTTCTCATGAATTAAGTAAAATTGTTTATATTTCTAATGAAGATCAGACGAGGTTAAGCCTTGTTCCAAACCCATTTCAAAAATCATCTCAGCTATCTGTTGTTTCTCCTTACAGCAGCAGTTATTCTGTATATGTAGTGGACTTGTCTGGTATGATAGTTGAAACTATTGAGAACCTTGGTATTGAAGATAAAGTTGAAATCGGAGCTTCCTTAAGCTCTGGTATGTATCTTCTAAAGGTTGTTGTAAATGGGAAGACGTATCATTTGAAGATGGTAAAGAATTAA
- the nadC gene encoding carboxylating nicotinate-nucleotide diphosphorylase encodes MNFLSEQAIFEFIDSALAEDVGNGDHSTLASVPADAINKAQLLVKDEGVLAGVALSEMIFSRVDPDLRMEILIPDGIRVKPKDVAFKVHGRARSILTGERLVLNCMQRMSGIATLTTTYNELIRDTGCKLLDTRKTTPNFRLPEKWAVAIGGGVNHRFGLYDMIILKDNHIDFAGGIKQAIESTKNYLQKHSLSLKIEVETRSLKEVEEVLNVGGIDRIMLDNMSPQLMKEAVALIARKFETEASGGINESTIRSYALTGVDYISCGALTHSFRSLDLSLKAF; translated from the coding sequence GTGAATTTTCTTTCAGAACAAGCAATTTTTGAGTTTATAGACTCAGCCCTTGCGGAAGACGTCGGGAACGGCGATCATTCCACCTTGGCTTCTGTTCCTGCAGATGCTATCAATAAAGCTCAGCTTTTAGTAAAAGACGAAGGAGTGCTGGCCGGTGTAGCGCTTTCGGAAATGATATTTTCAAGAGTGGATCCGGACCTCAGAATGGAAATCCTTATTCCGGATGGAATCAGAGTAAAGCCAAAAGATGTGGCTTTTAAAGTGCATGGCCGGGCCAGGTCTATTTTAACAGGTGAAAGACTAGTGCTCAACTGTATGCAAAGAATGAGCGGAATTGCAACGCTGACAACAACATACAACGAACTTATCAGAGATACAGGCTGCAAACTTCTTGACACAAGAAAGACCACACCAAACTTTCGCTTACCGGAGAAATGGGCGGTTGCAATCGGAGGTGGAGTTAATCACAGATTCGGCTTATATGATATGATTATCCTTAAAGACAATCATATTGATTTTGCAGGAGGAATAAAACAGGCTATAGAATCTACAAAAAATTACCTTCAGAAGCATTCTTTATCACTAAAAATAGAAGTGGAAACAAGATCACTTAAAGAAGTGGAAGAAGTGCTTAATGTAGGAGGAATTGACAGAATAATGCTTGACAACATGAGCCCTCAGCTTATGAAAGAAGCAGTAGCACTAATAGCCAGGAAATTTGAGACCGAAGCTTCCGGTGGCATCAATGAATCAACTATCAGGTCTTATGCATTAACAGGCGTTGATTACATCTCCTGTGGTGCTTTGACCCACTCATTCAGAAGTCTGGACCTTAGTCTTAAAGCATTTTAA
- a CDS encoding glycosyltransferase family 25 protein has translation MLAEFFDHCYLINLPERVDRKELSLLECKAVGLTPEIFPAINGRKDNIVYHNPGNIDPIAWNLGAAGLMKTTELILLDAKAKGYDKILILEDDVEFHPQVNEIFDDYKSTIPDDWEFFQLGCCHKEIPEKVNFRIFRITNADCLHCYGVHSRVYDSYLEKIQKMDMPLDHVSVKYFQPKGTCYCLFPNFAYQRPNFSNIAGRDVNYCFLK, from the coding sequence ATGCTAGCTGAATTTTTCGATCACTGTTATCTGATCAATCTCCCTGAAAGGGTTGATAGAAAAGAGTTGTCTTTGCTGGAATGCAAAGCAGTTGGACTTACTCCTGAAATCTTTCCTGCCATCAATGGCAGGAAAGATAATATTGTGTATCATAATCCCGGAAATATCGACCCTATTGCCTGGAACCTTGGAGCCGCTGGGTTGATGAAGACAACAGAACTGATACTTCTGGATGCTAAAGCAAAGGGTTATGATAAGATATTAATATTAGAAGATGATGTGGAGTTTCATCCTCAGGTAAATGAAATCTTTGATGACTATAAATCAACGATACCAGATGACTGGGAATTTTTCCAGCTGGGATGTTGTCACAAAGAGATCCCCGAAAAGGTAAATTTCAGAATTTTCAGGATTACAAATGCAGACTGCTTGCATTGTTATGGAGTACACTCACGTGTCTATGATTCTTATCTTGAAAAAATTCAGAAAATGGATATGCCATTGGATCATGTATCTGTAAAGTATTTTCAACCTAAAGGAACGTGTTATTGTTTGTTCCCGAATTTTGCCTATCAGAGGCCCAATTTTTCAAACATTGCTGGCAGAGATGTTAATTATTGTTTTTTAAAGTAG
- a CDS encoding YcxB family protein has protein sequence MIIKTKKYQLPKNTYVKIALTNLVKKQWWYIFGPILFGCIAIFLPDYKWWFIVTAIIAVVGYILFWAIQFTGVTQLPQNQIMFDKLTYEIDSRQVLIKLNPKQGSPIQWNMVVAAEKTKDAYLLIINKAQIIHLPFKIFNSDNDIRFMDSILKRKEYIK, from the coding sequence ATGATTATCAAAACCAAAAAGTACCAGTTACCTAAAAACACCTACGTAAAAATTGCTCTTACAAACCTTGTCAAAAAACAATGGTGGTATATTTTCGGACCAATACTGTTCGGATGTATTGCCATTTTTCTTCCGGATTACAAATGGTGGTTTATAGTGACTGCAATCATTGCAGTAGTTGGTTATATTCTATTCTGGGCAATACAGTTTACCGGAGTTACCCAACTGCCACAAAATCAAATTATGTTTGATAAACTTACTTATGAAATTGACAGCAGACAAGTACTCATCAAATTGAACCCAAAACAAGGAAGTCCGATACAATGGAATATGGTGGTAGCTGCTGAAAAAACTAAAGATGCTTATCTGTTAATTATCAATAAAGCTCAGATCATTCACCTTCCTTTTAAAATCTTCAATTCGGACAATGATATTCGTTTTATGGATAGCATTTTGAAAAGGAAAGAGTACATTAAATAA